The following proteins come from a genomic window of Coffea arabica cultivar ET-39 chromosome 11c, Coffea Arabica ET-39 HiFi, whole genome shotgun sequence:
- the LOC113715727 gene encoding galactinol synthase 1, which produces MAPQEVPAEAFTAAGKVSTLSNTGYSKRAYVTFLAGNGDYVKGVVGLAKGLRKVNSAYPLVVAILPDVPEEHREILRSQGCIVREIEPIYPPENQIQFAMAYYVINYSKLRIWNFEEYSKMIYLDADIQVYDNIDHLFEAADGYFYAVMDCFCEKTWSNSPQYSIGYCQQCPDKVTWPAEMGSPPPLYFNAGMFVFEPSRLTYENLLETLQITPPTLFAEQDFLNMFFQTTYKPISLAYNLVLAMLWRHPENVELDEVKVVHYCAAGSKPWRYTGKEANMDREDIKMLVQKWWDVYNDASLDFKAEDPVPEEETFSRPSVMAFMPEPAISYVPAPSAA; this is translated from the exons ATGGCCCCTCAAGAAGTACCCGCAGAAGCCTTCACCGCCGCAGGGAAAGTCTCAACACTCAGCAACACAGGCTACTCGAAGAGAGCGTACGTTACATTTTTAGCTGGAAATGGTGACTACGTGAAAGGAGTGGTTGGATTGGCCAAAGGTCTGAGGAAGGTTAACAGTGCCTACCCCCTTGTGGTTGCCATCCTCCCGGATGTTCCCGAGGAACATCGGGAAATATTAAGGTCACAGGGTTGCATTGTTCGTGAAATTGAGCCCATTTACCCACCTGAAAACCAGATTCAGTTTGCTATGGCTTACTATGTCATCAATTATTCCAAGCTCCGCATATGGAAC TTTGAGGAGTACAGCAAGATGATCTACCTAGACGCAGACATCCAAGTTTATGACAACATCGACCATCTGTTTGAGGCAGCAGATGGATACTTTTATGCAGTGATGGATTGCTTCTGCGAGAAGACTTGGAGTAATTCCCCACAGTACTCCATTGGATATTGCCAACAGTGCCCGGACAAAGTTACCTGGCCAGCTGAGATGGGTTCACCTCCTCCTCTGTATTTCAACGCTGGCATGTTTGTCTTTGAGCCCAGCCGTTTGACCTACGAAAATCTGCTTGAAACTCTCCAAATCACTCCGCCAACACTATTTGCAGAGCAG GATTTCTTGAACATGTTCTTCCAAACTACGTACAAACCCATTTCTTTGGCGTACAATTTGGTTCTAGCGATGCTTTGGCGCCATCCGGAGAACGTGGAACTCGATGAAGTTAAAGTGGTTCACTACTGTGCTGCG GGATCAAAACCATGGAGGTACACAGGCAAAGAAGCTAATATGGACAGAGAAGATATCAAGATGTTAGTTCAGAAATGGTGGGATGTCTACAATGATGCTTCCCTTGACTTCAAGGCTGAAGACCCTGTCCCAGAGGAAGAGACCTTCTCCAGACCATCAGTCATGGCCTTCATGCCTGAGCCTGCAATATCCTACGTCCCAGCTCCCTCCGCAGCTTAG